A stretch of Geomonas oryzisoli DNA encodes these proteins:
- the rplS gene encoding 50S ribosomal protein L19: MNKIDAIEMAQMKKNIPVFVPGDTIKVQVKIVEGDKSRIQAFQGVCLGRQNGGIRESFTVRKISNGVGVERVFPLHSPSIEAIEVVTRGQVRRAKLYYLRKLRGKASRIKERKYVAAQ, translated from the coding sequence ATGAACAAGATTGACGCAATTGAAATGGCACAGATGAAGAAGAACATTCCGGTTTTCGTTCCGGGCGACACCATCAAGGTGCAGGTAAAGATCGTCGAGGGTGACAAGAGCCGTATCCAGGCTTTCCAGGGCGTGTGCCTCGGCCGTCAGAACGGCGGTATCCGTGAGTCCTTCACCGTGAGGAAGATCTCCAACGGCGTCGGCGTCGAGAGGGTGTTTCCGCTGCACTCGCCGTCCATCGAGGCGATCGAAGTTGTGACCCGCGGCCAGGTTCGTCGTGCGAAGCTGTACTACCTGCGCAAACTGCGCGGCAAGGCTTCCAGGATCAAGGAAAGGAAGTACGTCGCCGCCCAGTAA
- the ltaE gene encoding low-specificity L-threonine aldolase — MKTVDLRSDTVTRPSEAMRRVMTEANVGDDVYGEDPTVNRLEAMAAELLGKEKAIFVPSGTMSNLTALLSHCGRGDEYIAGQDAHIYRWEGGGGAIFGGIQPQPLDFEEDGTLNLDRVRRAVKPADHHHAVTRLLCLENTQGGRVLPLPYLAEAAAVAKELGLAMHLDGARVFNAAVYLGVPVREIARHFDSVSVCLSKGLGAPVGSVLCGSADLINRAHRWRKVAGGGMRQAGILAAAGIYALQRNVERLAEDHENAELLSSGLGHIDELLVSQARTNILFVTPPAGSAPQLREALAAEGILIGGGDVIRLVTHLDIDGADVERTVAAFKRFFAGKGK, encoded by the coding sequence ATGAAGACAGTAGACCTGAGAAGCGACACGGTAACACGCCCCTCCGAGGCGATGCGCCGGGTGATGACAGAAGCCAATGTGGGGGACGACGTTTACGGCGAGGACCCGACGGTAAACAGGCTGGAGGCTATGGCGGCCGAGCTGCTGGGCAAGGAAAAGGCAATTTTCGTCCCCAGCGGCACCATGAGCAACCTGACCGCACTCCTTTCCCACTGCGGGCGCGGCGACGAGTACATCGCCGGGCAGGACGCGCACATCTACCGCTGGGAGGGAGGCGGCGGCGCCATCTTCGGCGGTATTCAACCCCAGCCCCTGGACTTCGAGGAGGACGGGACGCTGAACCTGGACCGGGTGCGCCGCGCCGTGAAACCGGCGGACCACCACCATGCAGTGACCCGACTCCTCTGCCTGGAGAACACCCAAGGGGGCCGGGTGCTCCCCCTCCCCTACCTCGCAGAAGCGGCGGCCGTGGCCAAAGAATTGGGTCTCGCCATGCACCTCGACGGCGCACGCGTCTTCAACGCCGCCGTCTACCTCGGGGTTCCGGTGCGGGAGATCGCCCGGCACTTCGACTCGGTGTCGGTCTGCCTCTCCAAGGGGCTGGGCGCGCCGGTCGGCTCGGTGCTGTGCGGCAGCGCCGATCTGATCAACCGCGCGCACCGCTGGCGCAAGGTGGCCGGCGGCGGCATGCGGCAGGCAGGCATCCTGGCGGCGGCTGGCATCTACGCCCTGCAGCGCAACGTGGAGCGGCTCGCCGAGGACCACGAGAACGCGGAACTCCTCTCCAGCGGCCTGGGCCACATCGACGAACTCCTGGTGAGCCAGGCGCGCACCAACATCCTCTTCGTCACCCCGCCCGCCGGAAGCGCACCGCAACTGCGTGAGGCGTTAGCCGCCGAAGGGATCCTGATCGGGGGAGGCGACGTGATCCGCCTGGTGACCCATCTCGACATCGACGGCGCCGACGTGGAGCGCACCGTGGCCGCCTTCAAGCGCTTCTTCGCGGGCAAGGGAAAGTGA
- a CDS encoding IS481 family transposase yields the protein MPWQEVTTMTLRTEFVMLAIQDGSNISQLCRQFNISRDKGYKWIRRYKEHGDAGLYDCSRRPHNSPVQTDVSVESAILALRKEHPAWGGRKIKACLEADGKQVFPAASTITEILRRNGQLAPAESAKHRAFIRFEHPHPNALWQMDFKGHFLTRQGRCHPLTVLDDHSRYNLVLQACGDETTASVKNALVAAFRNYGLPDRMTMDNGSPWGDDGEYQLTVLTAWLIRLGVGVSHSRPYHPQTQGKDERFHRTLLVEAIAGKNFDDLAQCQQAFDEFRVLYNSKRPHESLGQKPPVTRYQPSARMYPEVPPRIEYAPGDHVRKVQDKGIVFFKGQVFRVSRALRGEPVAFRPTDQDGTFLIYYCHHKLREIRIGEKKVSPMSPNDCHP from the coding sequence ATGCCTTGGCAAGAGGTGACGACCATGACCCTCAGGACAGAGTTCGTGATGTTAGCGATTCAAGACGGCAGCAATATTTCGCAGCTTTGTCGGCAGTTCAACATCAGCCGCGACAAAGGCTATAAGTGGATTCGTCGGTATAAGGAGCATGGAGATGCTGGCCTTTACGACTGCTCTCGACGCCCCCATAACAGTCCTGTACAGACTGATGTCTCCGTCGAGAGTGCAATCCTTGCGCTTAGAAAAGAGCACCCGGCTTGGGGTGGCCGTAAGATCAAGGCTTGTCTGGAAGCAGACGGGAAACAAGTGTTCCCTGCAGCTTCCACGATTACTGAGATCTTACGCCGTAACGGTCAGTTAGCCCCGGCAGAGTCCGCAAAGCACAGGGCTTTTATTCGTTTTGAGCATCCCCACCCGAATGCTCTGTGGCAGATGGACTTCAAAGGCCATTTTCTAACCCGTCAGGGCCGCTGTCACCCGTTGACGGTCCTAGATGACCACTCTCGCTACAACCTGGTGCTCCAAGCTTGTGGCGACGAGACAACTGCTAGCGTAAAGAATGCTCTTGTTGCCGCCTTTCGAAACTACGGATTGCCAGACCGAATGACCATGGATAATGGCAGTCCCTGGGGAGACGACGGAGAATACCAACTCACTGTGCTGACAGCCTGGTTAATCCGGCTCGGAGTAGGTGTGAGTCATTCACGGCCATACCACCCTCAGACCCAGGGTAAAGACGAGCGGTTTCACCGCACCCTGCTTGTAGAAGCAATAGCTGGTAAAAATTTCGACGATTTAGCTCAATGCCAACAAGCTTTTGACGAGTTTAGAGTCTTGTACAACTCAAAGCGGCCACATGAGTCATTAGGGCAAAAGCCGCCAGTTACCCGCTATCAGCCAAGTGCACGGATGTACCCAGAGGTGCCACCGCGAATCGAGTATGCGCCCGGTGATCACGTCCGAAAAGTGCAGGACAAAGGGATCGTCTTCTTCAAAGGCCAAGTGTTCAGGGTCTCCAGGGCGTTACGAGGGGAACCGGTTGCTTTTCGCCCCACGGATCAGGACGGAACATTTTTGATTTACTACTGCCACCACAAGCTCCGGGAGATCCGGATTGGTGAGAAAAAAGTGTCACCCATGTCTCCGAACGACTGTCACCCTTGA
- a CDS encoding glucose-6-phosphate isomerase, translating to MQKLQLWERYKNRLYHHAELDLTVDTSRMNFPDSYLDEMEPRLQKAYEAMAELEAGAVANPDEQRMVGHYWLRAPELAPTPELAEEIRATLASVKAFASSVHQGNIAAPDGHRFENLLIVGIGGSALGPQFVADSLGGPQDRMKVFFFDNTDPDGMDKVLAEIGTGLKRTLTVVISKSGGTKETRNGMLEARQAFEKAGLHFAAHAVAVTGSDSELDRTASQEGWLGTLPMWDWVGGRTSVTSAVGLLPAALQGIDIDQLLAGAGICDQATRSRVTRDNPAALLALSWFHATGGKGTRDMVLLPYKDRLLLFSRYLQQLIMESLGKELDRDGNTVLQGITVYGNKGSTDQHAYVQQLREGVANFFVTFIEVLKDREGASMLVEPGATSGDYLSGFFQGTRSALYEKDRESVTITIREVSPRSVGALIALYERAVGLYASLINVNAYHQPGVEAGKKAAGTVLKLQGEILEMLRRQPDREFTCADMAMTLARPEDVETVFMILRHLAANPGHRVSATPGDKVWENRFRAAR from the coding sequence ATGCAAAAGCTGCAGCTTTGGGAGCGCTACAAGAACCGGCTCTACCACCATGCCGAACTGGACCTTACCGTCGACACCAGCCGCATGAACTTTCCCGACTCATACCTCGATGAGATGGAACCGCGTCTGCAGAAGGCATACGAAGCAATGGCCGAGCTGGAGGCTGGAGCCGTGGCGAATCCCGACGAGCAGCGCATGGTGGGGCACTACTGGCTCAGGGCCCCGGAGCTGGCGCCGACACCGGAGCTTGCCGAAGAGATCCGCGCCACCCTAGCCTCCGTGAAGGCCTTCGCCTCCTCCGTGCACCAGGGCAACATCGCCGCTCCCGACGGGCACCGCTTCGAAAACCTGCTGATCGTCGGCATCGGCGGCTCCGCACTCGGGCCGCAGTTCGTGGCGGACAGCCTCGGCGGCCCGCAGGACCGCATGAAGGTCTTTTTCTTCGACAACACCGATCCCGACGGCATGGACAAGGTGCTGGCCGAGATCGGCACCGGGCTCAAGCGGACGTTGACCGTGGTGATCTCCAAAAGCGGCGGCACCAAGGAAACCCGCAACGGCATGCTCGAGGCGCGCCAGGCCTTCGAGAAGGCGGGGCTTCACTTTGCCGCTCACGCGGTCGCCGTTACCGGCAGCGACAGCGAGCTCGACCGTACCGCATCGCAGGAGGGGTGGCTGGGCACGCTCCCCATGTGGGACTGGGTCGGCGGCCGCACCTCGGTGACCTCCGCGGTGGGGCTCCTCCCGGCGGCCTTGCAGGGGATCGACATCGACCAGCTCCTGGCGGGCGCGGGAATCTGCGACCAGGCGACCCGCAGCCGCGTGACCAGGGACAACCCCGCCGCGCTCCTTGCCCTTTCCTGGTTCCACGCCACCGGCGGCAAGGGGACCCGCGACATGGTGCTCCTCCCCTACAAGGACCGGCTGCTCCTGTTTTCCCGCTACCTGCAGCAGCTCATCATGGAATCGCTGGGCAAGGAACTGGACCGCGACGGCAACACGGTGCTCCAGGGGATCACGGTCTACGGCAACAAAGGCTCCACCGATCAGCACGCCTACGTGCAGCAGCTGCGCGAAGGGGTTGCCAACTTCTTCGTCACCTTCATCGAAGTACTTAAGGACCGGGAAGGGGCATCCATGTTGGTCGAACCGGGAGCCACCTCGGGAGACTACCTGTCCGGCTTTTTCCAGGGGACCAGGTCGGCGCTCTATGAAAAGGATCGCGAATCGGTTACCATCACCATCCGCGAGGTCAGCCCCCGTAGCGTCGGTGCGCTGATCGCGCTGTACGAGCGGGCGGTCGGACTGTACGCCTCGCTCATCAACGTGAACGCCTACCATCAACCCGGTGTCGAGGCGGGCAAGAAAGCCGCCGGTACCGTGCTCAAGCTGCAGGGAGAAATCCTGGAGATGCTGCGGCGGCAGCCGGACCGGGAGTTCACCTGCGCGGACATGGCCATGACCCTGGCGCGCCCCGAAGATGTGGAGACGGTATTCATGATCCTGCGCCACCTGGCCGCGAACCCCGGCCACAGGGTGAGCGCCACCCCCGGGGACAAGGTGTGGGAGAACAGGTTCCGCGCCGCCAGATGA
- a CDS encoding nitrilase-related carbon-nitrogen hydrolase translates to MDFTVALAQIKPKLGCLDDNMALAEAAIEKGIAAGADLVVFPELALTGYFLKDLVPEVALRLDSPQMDKLKKLSERISIAIGFVEVSADFRFFNSAVYLEDGEIRHVHRKVYLPTYGLFDEQRYMARGERFRAFDTRFGRIGMLICEDMWHLSAPYILAMDGAMTLICLSSSPGRGVTESEGLGSAAAWQKLTTTTAMFLNCRVFYCNRVGYEDGINFWGGSEAIAPSGEMTDRGAILEEDFVLAKVDGGALRRERIFSPMMRDENLAITVKELKRIDREKDC, encoded by the coding sequence ATGGATTTTACCGTTGCCCTGGCCCAGATAAAGCCTAAGCTGGGCTGCCTGGACGACAACATGGCCCTCGCCGAGGCCGCCATCGAGAAGGGTATCGCCGCCGGCGCCGACCTGGTCGTTTTCCCCGAGTTGGCCCTTACCGGTTACTTCCTGAAGGACCTGGTGCCCGAAGTCGCGCTGCGCCTGGACTCCCCCCAGATGGATAAGCTGAAGAAACTTTCCGAGCGGATTTCCATCGCCATCGGCTTCGTCGAGGTCTCGGCCGACTTCCGTTTCTTCAACTCCGCGGTCTATCTCGAGGACGGCGAGATCCGCCACGTGCACCGCAAGGTCTATCTGCCGACCTACGGCCTCTTCGACGAGCAGCGCTACATGGCCCGCGGCGAGCGCTTCCGCGCCTTCGATACCCGCTTCGGCCGCATCGGGATGCTTATCTGCGAGGACATGTGGCACCTCTCCGCGCCTTACATCCTGGCTATGGACGGCGCCATGACGCTCATCTGCCTCTCCTCGAGCCCCGGCCGCGGCGTCACCGAATCCGAGGGGCTGGGCTCGGCCGCGGCATGGCAGAAGCTCACCACCACGACCGCCATGTTCCTCAACTGCCGGGTCTTCTACTGCAACCGCGTCGGCTACGAGGACGGCATCAACTTCTGGGGCGGTTCCGAGGCGATCGCGCCTTCCGGCGAGATGACCGACCGGGGCGCCATCCTCGAGGAGGACTTCGTGCTGGCCAAGGTGGACGGCGGCGCGCTCAGGCGCGAGAGGATCTTCTCCCCCATGATGCGGGACGAGAATCTGGCCATCACCGTGAAAGAGTTGAAACGCATCGACAGGGAGAAAGACTGCTAA
- a CDS encoding YraN family protein: MPVSNSNGSVGGTGESIAATYLKGQGFKIVECNFRCPCGEIDIVARDGRTIVFVEVKCRKNDNYGPPQLAVTPFKQRQISKAALVWLSRKKLYDAEARFDVVAIMLHDHDLPDIEHIRNAFDLAY; this comes from the coding sequence ATGCCAGTCAGCAACAGCAACGGCTCTGTCGGCGGCACCGGCGAATCAATCGCGGCCACCTACCTCAAAGGGCAGGGCTTCAAGATAGTCGAGTGCAACTTCCGCTGTCCCTGCGGCGAGATCGACATCGTCGCGCGCGACGGGCGCACCATCGTCTTCGTCGAAGTGAAGTGCCGCAAGAACGACAACTACGGCCCGCCGCAACTCGCCGTGACGCCGTTCAAGCAGCGCCAGATCTCCAAGGCGGCGCTGGTCTGGCTCTCCAGGAAGAAGCTCTACGACGCCGAGGCGCGCTTCGACGTGGTGGCGATCATGCTGCACGACCACGACCTGCCGGACATCGAGCACATCCGAAACGCCTTCGATCTTGCGTATTAG
- a CDS encoding RNA methyltransferase — protein sequence MTSAANFSMALIHFPVYDKHKDVVATSVTNLDIHDMARLTRTFGLARYYIVTPVEEQIKLVEKVREHWLTGWGSTYNPKRKMALETLQCEESLESTIADIESRTGRRPKVVVTGASGRPNSVTFAELKDLIDADPEQPYLLLLGTGWGLIEQVFNKSDLVLEPIKGAGEYNHLSVRSAASIMLDRLFGR from the coding sequence ATGACCTCGGCTGCTAATTTCAGCATGGCGCTGATCCACTTCCCGGTGTACGACAAGCACAAGGACGTGGTGGCGACCTCGGTAACCAACCTGGACATCCACGACATGGCGCGGTTGACCCGGACCTTCGGTCTGGCCCGCTACTACATCGTGACCCCGGTTGAGGAGCAGATAAAGCTCGTTGAGAAGGTGCGGGAGCACTGGCTCACCGGTTGGGGGTCCACCTACAACCCCAAGCGGAAGATGGCCCTGGAGACGCTGCAGTGCGAAGAGTCGCTGGAGTCGACCATCGCGGACATCGAGAGCCGCACCGGGCGCAGGCCCAAGGTCGTCGTCACCGGCGCCTCCGGCAGGCCCAACAGCGTGACCTTCGCCGAGCTGAAGGATCTCATCGACGCGGACCCCGAGCAGCCCTACCTGCTGCTTTTGGGAACCGGTTGGGGGCTCATCGAGCAGGTGTTCAACAAAAGCGATCTGGTGCTGGAGCCGATCAAGGGGGCGGGTGAGTACAACCACCTCTCGGTACGTTCCGCGGCATCGATCATGCTGGACAGGCTTTTCGGGCGCTAG
- a CDS encoding tRNA-binding protein — MAEITWNDFEQVELRVGTVLEVEEFPEARKPAYKLVVDFGEAGVRRSSAQITKHYTREELVGRQVIGVCNFPRKQIGRFFSEVLITGFADENGDIVLAAPERAVPNGSRLC, encoded by the coding sequence ATGGCCGAGATAACCTGGAACGATTTCGAGCAGGTGGAGCTGAGGGTAGGGACCGTGCTGGAGGTGGAGGAATTTCCCGAGGCGAGAAAGCCCGCCTACAAGCTGGTGGTGGATTTCGGCGAAGCCGGCGTGAGAAGGTCAAGCGCCCAGATCACGAAGCACTACACGCGCGAGGAGCTGGTGGGGCGGCAGGTGATCGGGGTATGCAACTTCCCCAGGAAGCAGATCGGGCGTTTCTTCTCCGAGGTGCTCATCACCGGCTTTGCCGACGAGAACGGCGACATCGTCCTGGCCGCCCCGGAACGGGCGGTTCCCAACGGCAGCCGACTCTGTTAA
- the rimM gene encoding ribosome maturation factor RimM (Essential for efficient processing of 16S rRNA), translated as MSGSKKLLIGKIQGTHGIRGQLRVIPFAGDASSISQLTCVFIKSPKGAMEEFSVVSAKPNGKRVILTLKPFDNINQVLHLVGSEIYADRVALPELPDDEFYWSDLLGLQVVTSDGEALGELVDIIETGSNDVYVVKHDGREVLIPALEDVVLSVDLAAGRMTVSLPEGLLDL; from the coding sequence ATGTCCGGTAGTAAAAAGTTATTGATTGGCAAGATCCAGGGTACACACGGGATCAGGGGACAGTTGCGGGTCATTCCCTTTGCGGGGGATGCTTCGAGTATCTCGCAGTTAACGTGCGTTTTCATCAAGTCTCCGAAGGGGGCCATGGAAGAGTTCTCCGTGGTTTCCGCAAAGCCCAACGGCAAAAGGGTCATCCTGACCCTGAAGCCGTTTGACAACATCAACCAGGTGCTGCACCTGGTCGGCAGCGAGATCTACGCCGACCGGGTGGCGCTCCCGGAACTCCCCGACGACGAGTTCTACTGGTCCGACCTCCTGGGGCTCCAGGTTGTGACGTCGGACGGGGAAGCGCTGGGAGAGCTGGTCGATATCATTGAAACCGGCAGCAACGACGTCTACGTGGTCAAACACGACGGGCGCGAGGTGCTTATCCCCGCGCTCGAGGACGTCGTATTGTCTGTTGACCTGGCGGCAGGTCGCATGACGGTCTCTCTTCCCGAGGGGCTGCTCGATCTATGA
- a CDS encoding DUF4149 domain-containing protein, which yields MQVVAAIYRLAISLWLGGAALFTFVLTPILFRSESRDVAARIVGLFFPGYFRWGVACGVIAIICRVVMAGKGTVPAAVIIAVMLTLSSIQAFYIEPKAAEIKKQIPSFETTPKEDPMRRQFSKLHGVSAVCNLSVIAGGVALVILL from the coding sequence ATGCAGGTTGTCGCAGCAATCTACCGCCTCGCCATCTCCCTCTGGCTCGGAGGGGCCGCACTCTTCACCTTTGTCCTCACCCCCATCCTGTTCCGCTCCGAGAGCCGCGACGTGGCGGCACGCATCGTCGGACTCTTCTTTCCCGGCTACTTCCGCTGGGGCGTGGCCTGCGGCGTCATCGCCATCATCTGCCGCGTGGTCATGGCCGGCAAGGGGACCGTCCCCGCTGCCGTCATCATCGCCGTCATGCTGACGCTTTCTTCCATCCAGGCGTTCTACATCGAGCCCAAGGCCGCCGAGATCAAGAAGCAGATCCCTTCATTCGAGACCACCCCGAAGGAAGATCCCATGCGCCGCCAGTTCTCCAAGCTGCACGGCGTCTCCGCGGTCTGCAACCTCTCGGTCATCGCCGGCGGCGTGGCGCTGGTCATACTCCTCTAG
- a CDS encoding ribonuclease HII — MTGLFDTPDAPIDMLALEGQALRRGYARIAGVDEAGRGPLAGPVVAAAVILPTGIILPEVNDSKQLTEEKREELFDVIYREALAVGVGIGDHALIDRINILQATLSAMSDAVRGLSITPDFLLIDGISSVPMNIPQRTVKKGDSLSLSIAAASIIAKVTRDRMMLDYDARFPGYGFASHKGYGAASHLAAIAELGPCPIHRRSFSGVKEHCPVEPGAASDASTGLFSF; from the coding sequence ATGACCGGTCTCTTCGACACCCCTGATGCCCCCATCGACATGCTTGCCCTGGAAGGGCAGGCGCTGCGGCGCGGCTACGCGCGCATCGCGGGCGTTGACGAGGCCGGGCGCGGACCGCTCGCGGGTCCGGTCGTGGCCGCCGCGGTGATCCTCCCCACCGGGATCATTCTCCCCGAGGTGAACGATTCCAAGCAGCTCACCGAGGAGAAACGGGAAGAGCTCTTCGACGTGATCTATCGCGAGGCCCTGGCGGTGGGAGTCGGCATCGGCGATCACGCCCTCATCGATCGCATCAACATCCTGCAGGCCACGCTCTCCGCGATGAGCGACGCCGTGCGCGGCCTGAGCATCACCCCCGACTTCCTCCTCATCGACGGCATCTCCAGCGTCCCCATGAACATCCCGCAGCGCACCGTGAAGAAGGGGGACTCGCTGAGCCTTTCCATCGCGGCTGCATCCATCATTGCCAAGGTGACCCGCGACCGCATGATGCTCGACTATGACGCCCGGTTCCCCGGCTACGGCTTTGCCAGCCACAAGGGGTACGGCGCCGCGTCGCACCTGGCCGCCATCGCCGAGCTCGGCCCCTGCCCGATTCACCGCAGGAGCTTCAGCGGCGTCAAGGAACACTGTCCCGTCGAGCCCGGCGCTGCCTCCGACGCATCCACCGGTCTTTTCTCCTTCTAA
- a CDS encoding NAD+ synthase, with translation MGGLTVNTKLLRQILVGFVRDEVYKVGVRKGVLGLSGGIDSALVAYIAAEALGPENVHAYCMPYRTSNPESEAHARLVAESLGINFKVIEITPMIDAYFTITPDADNMRRGNKMARERMTILYDHSAAVGGLVLGTSNKTELLLGYGTLHGDMASALNPIGDIYKSQVWALSEAMGVPSEVIEKKPSADLWAGQTDEQELGFTYREADELLYRMVDQRMNREELIAAGFDPAFIDNVARKVQGSHFKRRLPIIAKVSNRTIDRDFRYARDWGK, from the coding sequence ATGGGCGGGTTGACTGTTAATACGAAACTGTTGCGCCAGATCCTGGTCGGGTTCGTGCGCGACGAGGTCTACAAGGTCGGGGTACGCAAGGGCGTTCTCGGGCTCTCCGGCGGCATCGATTCCGCGCTGGTCGCCTACATCGCGGCCGAGGCACTCGGGCCGGAGAACGTGCACGCCTACTGCATGCCGTACCGGACCAGCAACCCGGAGAGCGAGGCGCACGCGAGGCTCGTCGCCGAGAGCCTGGGGATCAATTTCAAGGTCATCGAGATCACCCCGATGATCGACGCGTACTTCACGATCACACCGGACGCCGACAACATGCGGCGCGGCAACAAGATGGCCCGTGAGCGCATGACCATCCTGTACGACCACTCCGCGGCCGTGGGCGGGCTGGTGCTCGGCACCAGCAACAAGACCGAGCTGCTTTTGGGCTACGGCACGTTGCACGGCGACATGGCGAGTGCCCTGAACCCGATCGGGGACATCTACAAGAGCCAGGTCTGGGCCCTGTCCGAGGCGATGGGGGTGCCGAGCGAGGTGATCGAGAAGAAGCCCTCGGCGGATCTCTGGGCCGGGCAGACCGACGAGCAGGAGCTTGGTTTCACCTACCGTGAGGCCGATGAGCTTTTGTACCGGATGGTGGACCAGCGCATGAACCGTGAGGAGTTGATCGCCGCCGGGTTCGATCCCGCCTTCATCGACAACGTCGCCCGGAAGGTGCAGGGCTCCCACTTCAAGCGTCGTCTTCCCATCATCGCCAAGGTTTCCAACCGCACCATCGACCGCGACTTCCGCTACGCGCGGGATTGGGGGAAATAA
- the rsmI gene encoding 16S rRNA (cytidine(1402)-2'-O)-methyltransferase encodes MPGTLYIVATPIGNLEDITLRALRILKEVDLVAAEDTRHSRKLLTHFGISKPLTSYFDHNKELKGDQILDRLREGQSVALITDAGTPCISDPGYQLVRDAVADGISVVPIPGACAAVTALSASGLPTDYFSFAGFLPNKQGKRRERLQALAAERAVLIFYESPKRLLATLQDMLETFGDREVVVARELTKMYEEFLRGRLSQLVAEVEAREIRGEVAILVGPTQEPEADDGPGMEELLQKYLASGEMSLKDAVKRVTLETGLHKSAVYAEALRIKG; translated from the coding sequence ATGCCCGGAACTCTCTACATAGTCGCCACTCCGATCGGGAACCTCGAGGACATCACGCTGCGCGCGTTGCGCATCCTCAAGGAGGTGGACCTTGTCGCCGCCGAGGACACGCGCCATTCGCGCAAGCTCCTCACTCACTTCGGTATCTCCAAGCCGCTTACCTCCTACTTCGACCACAACAAGGAACTGAAGGGGGACCAGATCCTGGACCGTCTGCGGGAAGGGCAGAGCGTCGCCCTCATCACCGACGCGGGCACCCCCTGCATCTCCGATCCGGGCTACCAGCTGGTGCGCGACGCCGTTGCGGACGGCATCTCCGTGGTCCCCATTCCCGGGGCCTGCGCCGCCGTCACCGCGCTCTCCGCCTCGGGGCTTCCCACCGACTACTTCAGCTTCGCGGGCTTCCTTCCCAACAAGCAGGGGAAAAGGCGGGAGCGGCTGCAGGCCCTCGCCGCGGAGCGGGCGGTGCTGATCTTCTACGAGTCGCCCAAGCGGTTGCTGGCAACCCTCCAGGACATGCTGGAGACTTTCGGGGATCGCGAGGTCGTGGTGGCACGGGAGCTGACCAAGATGTACGAGGAGTTCCTGCGCGGCAGGCTTTCCCAACTGGTTGCGGAGGTGGAAGCAAGGGAGATCCGCGGCGAGGTCGCCATACTGGTGGGCCCCACCCAGGAGCCGGAGGCGGATGACGGCCCGGGGATGGAGGAGCTGCTGCAGAAATACCTGGCCTCCGGCGAGATGTCGCTGAAGGACGCGGTGAAGCGGGTGACCCTGGAGACGGGCCTGCACAAGAGCGCGGTGTACGCGGAGGCGTTGAGGATCAAGGGGTAG
- the trmD gene encoding tRNA (guanosine(37)-N1)-methyltransferase TrmD, which translates to MKFDILTLFPAMFEGPLTESILKRASDKGLIEIGLHNIRDWALDKHATADDSPYGGGAGMVMKVEPLSGAIEAVKEKRPGSKVILTTPGGRPFTHQVAQELSREEGLIIICGRYEGVDERVRTLFVDDEISLGDFVLTGGEIAAMVIVDAVSRLVPGVLGHEESAQYDSFADGLLEYPQYTRPPEFRGEKVPDILLSGNHAEIAKWRRKEQIRRTLASRPELLDGIEWSKQDKKLLKELGLDPHVKAKPANLSAEALAKAEGGTA; encoded by the coding sequence ATGAAATTCGACATCCTGACCCTGTTCCCGGCCATGTTCGAGGGACCGCTGACCGAGAGCATCCTGAAGCGCGCAAGCGACAAGGGGCTCATCGAGATCGGCCTGCACAACATCCGCGACTGGGCGTTGGACAAGCATGCCACCGCCGACGACTCGCCTTACGGCGGGGGCGCCGGGATGGTGATGAAGGTCGAGCCTCTTTCCGGCGCCATCGAGGCCGTCAAGGAAAAGCGGCCGGGTTCGAAGGTGATCCTCACCACACCGGGAGGGCGACCCTTCACGCACCAGGTGGCGCAGGAGCTTTCCCGAGAGGAAGGGCTCATCATCATCTGCGGCCGCTATGAAGGTGTCGACGAGCGGGTGCGTACCCTGTTCGTGGACGACGAGATCTCCCTGGGCGATTTCGTGCTGACCGGCGGGGAGATCGCCGCCATGGTGATCGTCGACGCGGTGTCCCGGCTGGTGCCGGGGGTACTGGGGCACGAAGAGTCGGCCCAATACGATTCATTTGCAGACGGGCTTTTGGAGTACCCGCAGTACACGAGGCCTCCCGAATTCAGGGGTGAGAAGGTTCCCGACATCCTCCTTTCCGGCAACCATGCCGAGATCGCCAAGTGGCGCAGGAAGGAGCAGATCAGGCGAACACTCGCCTCACGTCCCGAGCTCCTCGACGGGATCGAGTGGAGCAAGCAGGACAAGAAACTTCTGAAAGAGCTGGGGCTGGACCCCCACGTTAAGGCGAAGCCGGCGAACCTGTCCGCCGAAGCTTTAGCGAAGGCGGAAGGCGGAACCGCATGA